The following nucleotide sequence is from Borreliella spielmanii.
TTTATTTAAGCTCTAAATCTAAGGATGAAAAATTAAAAAGAGGCTCTATTGTTGAATTTTACATACTTGAGGCAAGCGAAGCAGATGGTTTGAGGCTTATTCTTGATAGGCGAACTTTAGAAAGAGAAAGAGATTTTGCTAAGAGAATAGAGCTGGTAAGTTCTTATAATCAAGAAGATGTGGTTGATGGCGTGGTAGATCGTATTACAGAATATGGTGCAATTATAAAAATTAAAAATTTTGTTACAGGAATTTTACATAAAAGAAATATTGCTTTTAATCAAGTTGAAAATATTGAAGATTTTATTAGAGTTGGTGATAAGTTAAAATTGAAAATTATTAAAATAAATCCACAAACAGGCAAAATGGAATTATCTCTTAAGGCCTTAAAAGCAAATCCTTGGGATTCTGTAGATATTAAATATAAAATTGATAGCATTGTAAAAGGGAAGGTTGCAAAAATTTTACCCTTTGGAGCTGTTATTGAGCTTGACAGCGAATTGTCGGGGTTTTTACATATAAGTAATTTTTCTTGGATAAGGGTAGTAAAGAGTCCTCAAGAATTAATAAAACTTGGTCAGATAGTAGAAGTTAAGATTTTAGAGATAGATAAAGAAAATCAAAAAATATCTCTGGGTATTAAACAGATCAATGAAAATCCTTGGGAGAGATTAACTGAGAAATATCCTATTGGAAAAGTTATTCAAGGGGTTGTTACTAATATTACAAAAACAGGTGCTTTTGTAAATATTGAAGAAGGCATAGATGCTTATGTGAGTAAGTTTGATATTTCTTGGCTTGAAGAGATTGATCCTGAGGAATATTTCAAAATAGGTGATTTAGTGAATGGAAAAGTGCTTGAGGTTGACAAGCGAAAGAGAAATGTTAGATTAGGAATTAAGCAGCTAGAAGAGAGCCCTTGGGAAGATTTTTCTAAAAGCTATAAAAAAGGTGATACTATTGAGGTTGAGATTGTAGAGAAAAAATCAAAAGGCTTTCAAGTAAGAGTTTATAATAAAATAATGGGATTTATTAGCAAAATTCAACTAGGAGATACAAAAGAATCTAGTTTAGAAACTTTTGAAAAATTGAGCATTGGAGATAAGCTTAAAGTGGTAATAACAAGTATTGATTTTAAAGACAAATCGGTGTTGCTCTCTTATAGAGAATATGAAAATCAAAGATCAAGAGAAGAGATTTCTTCTTATTTATTTAAAGGTAATGATGAGGAATCTTATAAACCATTTGAAAATTTATTAAAGAGGGATGAATAATGGCTAAGAACAATCTTTTAGTTTTTTTTATTGCTATTATTTTTGTGTTTGTATCTATTATTGTTGTTTTTTATAATTCTTTAGGCAAAGATTATGTAAAGAGTGGTGGAGAAATAGTTGAAAATCTTGAAAAGGATTTAAATGATTTTTTAAAAGAAAATGATGTCAAAGAGAGAGAAAAAATATCTCTTAGGATAAAAGAATTTATTTTAAAGGAAAAAGAAATTTCATCTTACTTTATTTCAAGGTTTTATTTGGCTAAAGCTATTTATTTACAAAGTCAAGCACAGTATGATGAGGCTATTAAGGATTTAGATATTGTTATTAAGGCAAAAGGTATTGAAAGCGAAATTGCTTTTATTAATAAAGCTGCAATTTATGAAAAAATGGGATTAAAAGAAGATGCTTTATTGGTTTATGAGGATCTTATTGATAGCACCAGTTTAGGGTTTTTAAAGGTAAGAGCTCTTTTAAGTAAGGCAATATTGATTGAGGAAAAAGATAAAGATCTTGCTGTGAAAGTATATGAAGAGATTGTTAAGTTTCCATATGAAAATAATTTATATATAAATATAGCAAATAATAAAATTTTAGAACTTAAGCAAAATTAATTTGTATTTTTAGGGAGGTTTTATAATTTTTTTTATCTTATATTTTATATTTTGTTTAGGGTTTTTTGGATGTGGTCTTGACAATATTTTAATCCTTCCTCCGCCAGAAAAGATCGACAATCGAATTTCAAGAGATTCTGTGGCTTTTTTTTTGCCAGCAGGTTATTTTTCTAATCAAGCAGCTGAAAAGTTAAGGGGTTTTGATATATATTACAAGTTTTATCCGGAAGGCGCCAATTATCATATAAGTAGTTTTCGAAAAAGTGTGGAAAAAGATTTTGAAGCTTTAAAGGGTGTTTTTGACAATGTTAGTGAATTTAATAATAGAGGGTTTTATAAAATAAATTTAAGTTCTACTATGTATTCAGGTAAGCCTGTTTTTAAATTAGATAAAGAATGGGTCGATAGTAAATTACCTTTGTATTTTGAGATAAATTTTGGAGAATTAAGAAAAGATGTTCCCGGTGAGGCTTTTATTATTGTAAGAAATGGAAATACTTCTTCATCTCCTGTTCTTCTTGAAAAGAAAAACATATATAGGTCTTATATTGACAAAGGGGAATATATAGGTTTTTCAAAATCTATTAAAAAGTCCAATTCTTTAGACAAAGAGAAAAGACCAATTGATTTAAAACATATAAACGACGATTTTTTTACAAAAGACATTGCCCCTAAATACAATTTGGCAATTTTTGTTATGGGTGTAGGCAGCATTGTTGACGATGCTTATAGTGTTCTTATTGATCTTGGAGATTTATCGGGATTCAGTTTGAATTAGTTGATTTTAAGGGAGGAGGGAGTGTGATAGTATTTTTTTCTCATTTGATTTTAACAAACATTGTTATTTCTTTTTTGGTAAGCTTTTTTGTTATGTTTTTAAACATATTGAATTTTAAGTTTTTAGTAATTTATTTAATAAGCTTTTTAGGTGGCATTATATTTCTATTTTTTATCCCTTTTTTCTATTCTGATTATTATGAAAGGCAAATAGATTTTATTCTTTATTTATTTCCTATTTTGGGTTCAGTGATTTTAATAGGTTTGATTAAATTCTCTGAAAGAAATAAGAACGACTTGTAAAAGAATGATTTTAAAAGAGCTAGGGGCTAATTATTTTTTAATATTTTTTATTAATTGATTTGTTAATAATTTTGTTAAAGAGTAAATGTTTATTTTTAGTGCAGTAGACTTATTGATTAGATTGTTTTATTATAGTTCTTATTAAATAAGAGATAATTTCCGCTATGAGGTGTCATAGTGAGTAAAAGAGAAGGATAATAGGAGGTTGATTTGGCAATTATTACAATGAAGAGCTTGTTAGAGGCCGGAGTTCATTTTGGGCATCAGGTAAAAAGGCTTGATCCTAGAATGAAAAGATTTATTTTTTCCGAGAGAAATGAAATACACATTTTAGATCTTCAAAAGACTTTACAGGGCATTAAAGATTCTTATGAGCTTGTTCAAAGAGTTATAAAAGATGGCAAAAAGGTACTTTTTATTGGAACTAAAAAGCAAGCTAGCGAGATAATCGAACAAGAAGCAAGAAGAAGTGATATGCCATATGTTAATAATAGATGGCTTGGGGGCATGCTTTCTAATTTTAATACGATTAGAAAATCTGTTCAAAAATTAAAAAAGCTAGAAAAGATGGAAGTTGATGGAACTTTTGATATGATAAGTAAAAAAGAGATTTCACAACTCAATCGTGAAAAATTAAAATTAGCTAAAAATTTATCAGGTATCAAAGACATGGAAACGCTTCCTGGTGCTATTTTTATCATTGATCCTAAGCGAGAGCAAATAGCTATTAATGAGGCTAGAAAATTAAAAATTCCTATTATTTCTGTGGTTGATACAAATTGTAATCCAGATGTTATTGATTGCCCAATTCCTGGTAATGATGATGCTATTCGTTCTGTTGCGTTGTTTACCAAAATAATATCTGATGCTATTTTAGAAAGTGATAAAGAGGTTGGTATTCAAATAATTGAAAATTTGAATGAAGAGGATTTGATGAAAGAAATTGAAACTAAAAATGATAAAAGCGATTTTATTGAAGAAGGGGGAAATAATTTATGAGCATTATTAGTCCTCAAGATGTAAAAAAACTTCGAGAAGAAACTAATGCTGGCTTTGGAGATTGTAAAAAAGCTTTGTCTGCTGCTGGTGGAGACTTTGAATTAGCTAAAAAAAAACTTAGAGAAATGGGAATTGCTTCTGCTGAGAAAAGACTTGACCGAGATGCAAAAGAAGGTAGAGTATTCTCATATTCAAATAATATTCATGCGGGTCTTTTGCTTGTTTCTTGTGAAACAGACTTTGTTGCTTTAAATCACAATTTTGTTAATTTTGGTAATTCTTTAATTAAGGAATTGGTAGAGAGCGGAAGAAATTCTTTAACTACTTCTCAAGAGTTAGAGCTTAAAAATTTAGCAGCTACAATAAAAGAAAATATTCAGGTTAAAAAAATTTTTATTACTGAAATTCAATCTAATGAATTTGTAAAAATTTATTTACATGGCGAACAATCTAAGATAGGTGTTTTAGTAAAATTAAAAGTAGATGATTTTTCTAAAGCTGAAGATAAAATGTTGCAAAATTTTGCCATGGATTTAACTTTACATGTGGCTGCTCTTGCTCCTATTTATTTGAAAAATGATGACGTTTGTCCGAATTATATTAAAGAGCAAGAAGAGATATTTGCTAAACAATTAGAACTTAGTGGCAAATCAGAAAACATAGTCAAAGGTATAGTTGCAGGGAAAATAAAAAAACATCTTTCTGAAATTTCTCTTCTTGAACAAAGTTTTGTAAAAAATGATAAAATCACCGTTAGGGATATGTTGGAAGAGGTTTCAAAGGCAATATCAAGTAAGATAGAAATAGTTGAGTTTAAGTATTTAAGGATAGGATAGATAATGTGCTGCTTTTTGTCAGCAAGGGGGAGTTTATATGGAAGATTATAAGGCTTTTCTAGATGAAAAGATGAGCAAGGTTCTTTTATCACTTGACAATGAGTATAAAACGCTAAGAACAGGCAGAATTAATAGTAATATTTTTGATAAAATTTATATTAATTACCATGGCCAAAGGACGCCTATAACCCAAGTGTCAAGTATTAGAATTCCTGAAGCGAGGCTTGTTGTTATTCAACCCTGGGATAAAACCATTTTAAATAAGATAGAGCAAGCCATACTTAATTCTGATCTTTCTATGAACCCCTCAAGCGATGGTTCGGTTATTAGAATTAAGGTTCCAGCTTTAACTAGTGAAAGGCGTCAAGATATTGTAAAGCATGCTAAAAAAATAGCAGAGGAGCATAAAATTTCAACCAGAAATATACGACAGGAATTAAAAAATAAGGTTAAAAAGCAAGAAAAAGAATCAGAAATCACAGAAGACAGTTTAAAAAGAATTTTAGACGATATTCAGAAATCTACAGATCTTTGTATTAAAAGGATAGATACGATTTTGGAATCTAAAATTCAAGAAATAATGGAAGTTTAAAGCCATGAATAAAAGTTCTCTTCCAAGTCATGTTGGAATTATCATGGATGGTAATAGAAGGTGGGCTTTAGGTAAGGGGGTGTCTTTTTCAGAAGGTTATAAGGAGGGTCTTAAAAGAGCAAAAGAAATAGTTATACACTCTTTAAAGTTAGGTATCAAATATTTATCCTTTTATGTATTTTCTACTGAAAATTGGAAAAGGGATGATTGTGAGATAAAAGAGTTAATGTTTTTAATTGCTAGTTATTTGAGGGCTGAATTTAATTTTTACAAAAAAAATGAAATAAAAATAATAGTTTCAGGAGATGTTGATTCTTTAAGTGAAGAAGTAAAAAGCTCTATAAAAGATTCTGTTGACTTTTCTAAAAATTTTAGCAATCTTGTTTTAAATTTAGCAATCAATTATGGGGGTCGCAATGAAATACTTAGAGCTGTTAGAAAATTTGTTTCAAGCGATTTTGATTTAGATTCTTTAGATGAGAGTACTTTTTCCAATTTTTTGGACAATCCAGAACTTCCCGATCTTGATCTTTTAATACGCACAGGTGGAAATATCAGAATAAGTAATTTTTTCTTATGGAGGATTGCTTATTCTGAGTTAATTTTTTCAAATGTTTTGTGGCCCGAATATTATGGTAATAGGTATAGTAAGGATTTAGATTGTTTTCAATTTAGAAGAAGAAATTTTGGGAGATGATTTATTGAGTAAGGCTAAGAGATTTGCTTTTTTTGCAAGGTTGGGAACGTTTTTATTTTTTGTTCCTTTGATTTTATTTTTAATATTTTTAGATTTTAAAAATTATTTATTGCTTAATATTTTAATTTTTATGTTTAGTGGTTTTGCAGCAAAAGAAGTTAATGATTTATTAAAATTTAAATCATCAGGACTTTCGAATATATTATCTTTTTTTTTAGGGTTTACTCCCCCAATTTTAACGTATATTCATTTTAATGTTTTTTATTTAGGCATGAATGTGGTATATTACTTAGTCATAGCGTTGGTGTTTAGTAATTGGATTGTTAATTTAGTGTTTATTAAAGAACATGAGATTGGAAACTTTTTATCTCAAGCAACGTCAATACTTTTTATACTTATATATCCTGGGGCATTAATGTCTTTTATAGTTTCTATTACAACTTTGCCTAAGGCTCCATTTTTAATGTTAATACTTTTTGCTATGGTAAGTGGAAACGATACTTTTGCATATCTTTTTGGCTATTTTTTAGGAAAAAACAGTTATCGTCCTACTATTATTAGTCCAAATAAAACATTAATGGGGTTTTTTGGGGGCATTTTGTTTTCTGTGTTTACTGCTATATTTGCGGTAGTTTTTAGATTAATAAATTTAAGCTATGGAGAATCTATTATTTTTGGCATTTTAATTGGAGTTTTTACTATTGTTGGTGACTTGTTTGAATCTGGATTAAAACGAAGTGCTGGGGTAAAAGATTCTGGGAAAATCATTCCCGGTAGAGGTGGGGCTCTTGATTCAATTGATTCTTTTCTTTTGACAGGCCCAATATTTTATTTATACTTATCTTAGTGCTTTTTGGAGGAAATTTTCATGTATATTCTTTTTAGTGTTTTGGCTCTTAGTTTTATAATATTTATTCATGAGCTGGGTCACTTTTTATTTGCTAAACTTTTTAAAGTTAAGGTTGAAGTTTTTTCTGTGGGTATAGGTCCTAGTATATTAAAGTTTAAAATTAATAATACTGAATATAGACTTTCTCCAATCCTTCTAGGAGGATATTGTAAGCTTAAAGGATTTGATCATCTAGAAAAGGAACTTAAGGTAAATAAAGAATTAGAAGCAGATAAAGATTCTTTGTTTGGAATTTCACATTTTAAAAAAATTTTAATATATTTTGCAGGCCCTTTATTTAATTTAATTTTTTCATTTATTGTTTTCATTTTTATAAGTATGATGGGAGTTATATATTTTGATCATTCTTCAAGGGTTAGTATTTTAAATAAAAATTCTTTTTTAAAAGATAAATTTAGAGATGGTGATATTATATTAAAGGTTAATAATAAAAAAATTGAATATTTTTCGGATTTGAGAAATATTATTCCGGAAAAAGAATCTACAGTTACATTTGATGTTTTAAGGGGGAAAGAAAGTATTACTTTTGAAGAGACCGTTAGTTTGCAAGGTTTTTTAAAAGAAATTGGTCCTTGGATTGATCTTGTGATAGCGGATGTGGTTTTAAATTCGCCTGCTAAGATTGCGGGAATGAAATCGGGTGACGAAATAATTAGCATTGATAATATTCTTTTAAAAAATAAAAGAGATTTAGATGATTTACTTAAGAATTTAAACTCGGATGTTGTGGAGATTAAGTTTTCTAGGAATGGAGAAATTTTTTCTTCAAAATTAGTATTTCAGGATAAAAGTAAAATGATTGGAATATATTTTTCGCCACCTTTAAAAAGGATAATTAAAGTAGAAAATGTTTCAAGTGCTATTAAAAATTCTTTTTTTAAGGTTGTAAGTGCTATGCAAGACATTTTATATTCTATTTTTTTATTGTTAACAAATTTTTTAAATACTTCTAAGAGTGTGTCAGGCCCTATTGGAATTATAGGAGTTCTCTCTTCATCTTATTCTTTAGGACTATTGTATTGGATTAATAACATTTCTGTTTTAAGCTTAATTCTTGCTGGTATGAATTTGTTTTTTATTGTAATACCTGTTTTTGATGGGGGACAAATTTTTATTAGCTTTATTGAACTTTTACGTGGAAAAAGATTTAAGGCTAAAACCATTTATTCTTTTTATAGTTTTGGTATTTTTTTAGCGCTGTTTCTTTTTGGTTTAGGCCTTTTTAATGATCTTAAGGGCCTTTTACATATACTAAATTAAAAATTAGAAATGTATTTTAGCATAAGCCAAAAGTGAGATACCGATGCAATTATTATTAATATGTGAAATACATCATGCATTTTCATGTTAATTATTGGATTGAATTTTTTACTTAAAATATATACTATTCCGCCTATTGTATATACGATTCCACCAAAAACTAACCAAAAAAATCCTTTTCCGTTAAGAGCATTGTAAATGGGCTTAATTTTAAAAAGGATGAGCCACCCCATGATTATAAATATAGACCCATTAAACCAACCCGGGCTATTTGTGAATATTGCTTTAAAAATGATTCCGATTATAGCCAGGCTCCATACTATAGATAAGATTATTAGTCCTGATTTGTTTGGCACAAGGATTGCACATGCAGGAGTATATGTTCCTGCTATTAGAATAAATATTGAAATATGATCAAATTTTCTAAAGATTTTTTTTATCTTACTTCCTTTTGGGAATATGTGGTAAAGAGTGCTCATTACATATAATAGAGTCATTGAAAATCCGTAAATAAAGAATACAAGTATATGTAAATCCTTTTTCTTAAGGGTAGATATTGTAATAAGAATTGTTGTTCCAATTATAGACAAAATTATTCCAAAAAGATGCGATATAGAACTAAAAAGCTCATTCTTTGGTATTTTACTTGTATTAACATTACTTAATGAATAATTTTTAATTTTGTTTTCTGTAAGCATAATTTTGCCTCCGGTTGATCATGTATTTATAAAAAACTTATAATACATTACTTTAATTGCAAATTTTTCTCAAGATCAAATTAAATCTTGTCTTGTTTGATTTATTTAATCTTATTATTTAGCTTGTTTCATAAATAATTTTTTTTTTGTAAAAAAAGCTTTATAATAAATAGTGTTTGCTGAAATTAGCATTGGAGAGGCTTAGCATGATTAACTTTATTAAAATAATTAACTTTTCAAGTTTGCAAAAATTTTCTAAAGCACTACGAGTGCCCATTTCTATTTTACCAGTTTCATGTTTGTTGATTGGTATTGGGTCTGTATTTTCAAATCCTTCTAATGTTGTTTATATTGATAAATTCTTTTTTCAAGATGTTTTGGGTTTAATGAAGGCTATAGGCAATGCTATTCTTCTCAATATGCCTTTAATTTTTTCTATTGGAATTGCTGTTGGAGTTGCAAGAATGGGACAGGGAATAGCAGCTTTAGGAGGGCTTATTGGTTATTTAACATTTAATATTACTGGAAATTATTTTATTGAAACTTTTTCAGGCCTTGTTGAAGCAGAGGTAATGTCTTCTGTGGGGCGTATAAATTTTCTTGGCGTTCAAACTTTAAATACGGGAATTGCAGGTTCTTTAGCGGTAGGGCTTTTGGTTGGTTATTTGCATAATAAATTTTATAATATGAAGCTGCCAAAGCCTTTTATATTTTTTTCAGAGTGTCATTTTATGCCCACAGTAATACTTTTGCCTTTTTGTGTTATTTTAGCGATATTTTTTTGTTTAATTTGGTCAAGTTTTGACAAATTAATTACATCTTTAGGCTTGTTTGTTTTTAGATTTGAATATTTTGGTAGTTTTCTTTATGGATTTTTAAATAGGCTGCTATTGCCTTTAGGATTGCATTCTATTTTATCTTTTCCTTTTGAGTTTACTTCTTTAGGTGGAGTGGAGACAATTAATGGTAATACTGTTAGGGGTCTTAAGAATATATTTTACGCGCAGTTATTAGACCCATCACTTGTTAAATTTTCATCAGGCTTTGCTAAGATTGGTAGTGGGTTTTATCTATCTATTATGTTTGGATTGCCTGGAGCAGCATTAGGAGTTTACAAGGGCATTGTTCATGAGAATAAAAGTAGGATTGCAGCTCTTCTTTTTTCTGGCGCTTTGACGGCTTTTTTTACAGGAATAACTGAGCCTTTAGAATTTTTATTTATTTTCACAGCGCCTTTGCTTTATTTTGTTCATACCATTTATTCGGGATTTGCATTATTGCTTGCTAATTTTTTTGATGTTACGATTGGTAATACTTTTTCTAATGGATTTTTGGATTTTTTTATGTTTGGAATGCTTCAAGGAAATTCTAAGACAAATTGGATTAGTATGGTACCTTTGGGGGCGGTCTTTTTTGCTCTTTATTATTTTACTTTTAGTTGTCTTTATAGATATTTTGATTTTCAAATATTTATTGCAGATGATCCATTTTTTGAAGGTCAAGAAGGCAAGCTAGAGGGTCTTGGAATTGCACATCTTTTAATTCAAGGTCTTGGTGGATTTGATAACATTACAAAGCTTGATGTTTGTTCTACAAGGTTACATGTAGATGTTATTAATACTGAGCTTGTTGATAATGATTTGCTTAAAGAAGCCGGAGTTCTTAAGATAGGGTTTGTTAATGGCAAAGTGCAGCTTTTTTATGGATCTAATGTTTTTTATATTAAAAAGGCTATTGATACCTATTCTCCAAAAAGTCTTTTTAAAGCTAGTGTTATGGTTGCAGTTGACAATGTTAAAAAAGGCTTTAAGACTTATATTGAAATGAAAGAAGATAAAAAACTTGAAAAACAAGGTAAATTAGGAAAAGCTTATAAGCTTAGTGAATTAGAAGAAGATTAAGAGTTTAGATCATGCTTTAGTTTTATTCTGCGTTATAAATAAATTTTTATTGTTGAAAAAAATTAGTCTCTCTTATATACTAACAAAGTAACCTTTGTTGCATGTTTTGCAATGCGTTAGACCATGAGGAGTTTAAATGATGATTAAAAGGTATGAGGCATGTTTTTTGTTTAAAAGTGAAGAGTTTGAATATAAAGGTTCTTTAGAAGAGGTTAAAAAATCCCTAGAATTGTTCGGTGCAACTGATATTATTAGCAATTTTATTGGGGAGAGGGCCTTAGAATATCCTATTAAAAAGCAAGCTAGGGGTCGTTATGAAATAATAGAATTTAGTATGGAAGGTAATAATTTAAAAGAGCTTGAATCAAGGCTTAAGTTAATTAAAAATTTACTTAGGTATATGATTTTGGTCAAAATAGTTAGAAAGATTAATACTAAAAAAATTAAAAGAAGAAATTTTAGAGAATTTAGAGATAATATTGACAAAGAAAATCCTAAAAGTGGCTCTAAGATCGAAACACCAATAAGTTCTGAAAGTGCAGATGTTCAGGAAAAATAAGAGGGTTTTAAATGGCTGATATTAATTCATTAGTATTATCGGGTAGGCTTACAAGAGATTCAGAGCTTTCTTATACAGAAAGTGGTATGGCTGTTCTTAGGTTTTCTTTAGCTAATAATAGAAGAATGAAAAAAAATGATGAATGGATTGATTATCCGCAATATTTCGATTGTGTTATTTTTTCAAAAAGAGCCGAAAGTCTCAATGAGTATTTGAAAAAGGGTAAGCAAGTTGTAGTAAGTGGATCTCTTAAGTATGAAAGCTGGCAAGATAGGAATACGGGTGATAAGAGGAGTAAGGTAAATATATTTGTAGACAATTTGCAAATGTTTAGCTCAGGTTCTAATACTTTTCAAATGCAACAAGATTCAGATGTTAATAGTTTGCCAAATCATAAAAGAGAAGATGTAATTAAGGATATTGATATTGATGATGATAAATTTAATGAAGATATACCTTTTTAATGGAGTTTAAGTTTATGTATAAAGATAGAGATGTAAATCAAAGAGATTCAAGATTTGAAAATCAGCAGGATGGTTTTAAAAAAAATCCAAATTTCAGATTTTTTAAGAGAAAATCGTGTAAGTTTTGTGATTCTGGTAAACATCCGGATTATAAAGATTTTGATTTTCTTAAAAAATTTATTACCGAACAAGGTAAAATTTTACCCAAAAGAATTACTGGAACTTCTGCTAAACATCAAAGGCGATTGGCATTAGAAATTAAACGGGCAAGATATATGGCTTTATTGCCTTTTGTAAAAAAATAGTTATTTAGGGGTAATTATGAAAGTGATTTTAAAAGAAGATTTTATTAATCTTGGAAGAGAAGGAGATATTGTAGAGGTAAAAGATGGATTTGCAAGAAATTATTTATTACCCAAAGGTTTTGCAGTTTTTTCAAATAAACATAATGTTGAAATTTTTAATCAAAAAAGAAGATCAATATTAAAAAAGCAAGAAACAAAAAAACAAATTGCCAACGATCTGAAATCTAAACTTGATCTTGTTAAATTAGAATTTTTTATGCAATCTAATGATTCTGGTAAATTGTTTCATAGTGTTAACAGTTTAAATATTGCCGAGGAACTTCTTAAACTTGGTTTTGATATAGAGAGAAAAAAAATAGATATACATCGTGGAACTTTAAAGACTTTTGGAACTTATGATGTAACAATTAAGCTTTATGAAGGCATTAGCTCTATTATTAAAGTAGAGATAAAAAAAGAAGAAAAGCAAGAGG
It contains:
- a CDS encoding PTS transporter subunit EIIC, with the protein product MINFIKIINFSSLQKFSKALRVPISILPVSCLLIGIGSVFSNPSNVVYIDKFFFQDVLGLMKAIGNAILLNMPLIFSIGIAVGVARMGQGIAALGGLIGYLTFNITGNYFIETFSGLVEAEVMSSVGRINFLGVQTLNTGIAGSLAVGLLVGYLHNKFYNMKLPKPFIFFSECHFMPTVILLPFCVILAIFFCLIWSSFDKLITSLGLFVFRFEYFGSFLYGFLNRLLLPLGLHSILSFPFEFTSLGGVETINGNTVRGLKNIFYAQLLDPSLVKFSSGFAKIGSGFYLSIMFGLPGAALGVYKGIVHENKSRIAALLFSGALTAFFTGITEPLEFLFIFTAPLLYFVHTIYSGFALLLANFFDVTIGNTFSNGFLDFFMFGMLQGNSKTNWISMVPLGAVFFALYYFTFSCLYRYFDFQIFIADDPFFEGQEGKLEGLGIAHLLIQGLGGFDNITKLDVCSTRLHVDVINTELVDNDLLKEAGVLKIGFVNGKVQLFYGSNVFYIKKAIDTYSPKSLFKASVMVAVDNVKKGFKTYIEMKEDKKLEKQGKLGKAYKLSELEED
- the rpsF gene encoding 30S ribosomal protein S6, with translation MIKRYEACFLFKSEEFEYKGSLEEVKKSLELFGATDIISNFIGERALEYPIKKQARGRYEIIEFSMEGNNLKELESRLKLIKNLLRYMILVKIVRKINTKKIKRRNFREFRDNIDKENPKSGSKIETPISSESADVQEK
- a CDS encoding single-stranded DNA-binding protein encodes the protein MADINSLVLSGRLTRDSELSYTESGMAVLRFSLANNRRMKKNDEWIDYPQYFDCVIFSKRAESLNEYLKKGKQVVVSGSLKYESWQDRNTGDKRSKVNIFVDNLQMFSSGSNTFQMQQDSDVNSLPNHKREDVIKDIDIDDDKFNEDIPF
- the rpsR gene encoding 30S ribosomal protein S18; its protein translation is MYKDRDVNQRDSRFENQQDGFKKNPNFRFFKRKSCKFCDSGKHPDYKDFDFLKKFITEQGKILPKRITGTSAKHQRRLALEIKRARYMALLPFVKK
- the rplI gene encoding 50S ribosomal protein L9; protein product: MKVILKEDFINLGREGDIVEVKDGFARNYLLPKGFAVFSNKHNVEIFNQKRRSILKKQETKKQIANDLKSKLDLVKLEFFMQSNDSGKLFHSVNSLNIAEELLKLGFDIERKKIDIHRGTLKTFGTYDVTIKLYEGISSIIKVEIKKEEKQEDKKSLNKKLNKVDEQAERERV